In the Bacteroidota bacterium genome, AATGACTGAAAAAGAGGAAAGACTACGGAAGGAAAATATCCGGAAGAAATTTGGCAAGCACATTAGAAAACTGCGTCAGGATAGGAAGATTTCTGCTGTGGAGTTGGCAAGTAGTAGTAATATGGAAAAATCCCATTTTTCTAGACTGGAAAACGGTGGAACTATGCCTACTCTGTATACTCTGATTAAAATATCTGAAGCTCTTGAGATTCCATTTGATCAGCTGCTAAAGGAGTTCAAGATTTGAAACAAGTTTTTAGTTCTGGTCAACTTGAAAAAACAACAGTTGGATTACTCCTGACCTGTTGTGTTGAGGAATAGCCGGAGGTTGTCCTAAGCTTTAACATGATGTGGTGATGACCGCCTGCACCCTCTGAGGGCACCATGCTTCCTCTTTTATTTTTTTTATGGGTTAACAGACTTATTGGAAAACTGATTCTTAATTCTTAAACTTCATTTCTAAACTTTTTAAGTTTACTCTTCATAAAGATTCTGGTATCTTTCCTTTGGCTGTTGTGTGCCCTTCTGCGTGAGGGGAAAATTATGGGAGCTTTAGAGCCATTGCAAATGGCGGAAGCGACCTACCTATGGCAAGGAGATATTCAGTTATCATAGAATAAAAACTATATCTCCTTGTAATTTTACCCCACAGGGCACGCAAGACTGGACAAGCAGTTTTACCGGAAACATGCTGACTGAATGAAGCTGTAAGCATGTCCAGCAAAGCGGACAAACTGGAAGTGAAATGTAGGAGGCTTGTTGAGGATAAAACAAAGCTTGTCAGGAGCTTCCAATAGGAGAGTGAAAATCATGCCAAGATGCATAGCACCCGAAGGGCATTACATGTGTTGGTTGCTCAAACATGAACACACAGAAATAACAACCAACTCTTGTAATGTCTTGGCAATGATTTTTGTTCTCTCCTATTTAGAAGCGGATACCATATTCCACCTGCTTTATAAATCTTCCTGTAATGAACAGTACCCTACATGGAGAAGAATCTTCCGGCTGAGTTTAT is a window encoding:
- a CDS encoding helix-turn-helix transcriptional regulator; the protein is MTEKEERLRKENIRKKFGKHIRKLRQDRKISAVELASSSNMEKSHFSRLENGGTMPTLYTLIKISEALEIPFDQLLKEFKI